One Asterias rubens chromosome 1, eAstRub1.3, whole genome shotgun sequence genomic region harbors:
- the LOC117292988 gene encoding endoplasmic reticulum membrane-associated RNA degradation protein-like isoform X2 yields the protein MERALGDVFLVRSKDPCPAMLKNLLATQELIDIFRENAITLLQILIGPPTSLNLRNILWHGFAAPDEIPMRYSTFLLLVVASLSSLLTEHQITPCHIPHRTPLTLPQLQTEIFTQRFPDFNAADLDQIWELFSTTNFFHKSMLPFCNAALDYFKEDKYGMTNALLLPQLENGLRGLFATANDCPERLLTAESDYFTTFDEMLCPTLSHDEFVNALIPTLGESYMEMLLDLLVHPDGPRLRDHISHGEFDLHTMVRSSAVHVITVCAAFCRMGSDQALAQVPLLSRINTMAVDYTSLFHPICLAKEELLSFIKSLSKWVDLRGPEDEGVASCKAWSGGDSGSVGRRRELMRSLLRMNHGEQFMESEHLMESTLMPFSDLQPLVECISKSSAETLFRSRKELEVTSLLRRITVQCEATGVNVVIMATQRYQQYVAMELRSRQRANYSRLLNSIPRLSSGLRLIILLLFCQLRNLTSLKSSTSKDIQSQIKFLKGVLRYAENVNSLTGPERNKWDECCTLIESLYSLVQSYSVKLKP from the exons ATGGAAAGAGCACTTGGAGAT GTATTTCTTGTGAGGAGTAAGGACCCATGTCCTGCAATGCTGAAGAATCTTCTTGCCACTCAAGAACTAATCGACATCTTTAGAGAGAATGCT ATAACCCTTCTACAGATTCTGATTGGTCCACCAACAAGCCTTAACCTGCGGAATATACTATGGCATGGGTTTGCTGCTCCAGATGAAATCCCAATGAG GTATAGTACCTTTCTACTTCTGGTTGTTGCCAGTCTGAGTAGTTTACTGACTGAACATCAAATAACACCCTGTCACATACCACATCGGACCCCACTCACCTTGCCACAACTACAAACTGAAATATTTACTCAAAGATTTCCAG ATTTCAATGCTGCTGATTTAGATCAAATATGGGAATTATTTTCAACTACCAACTTCTTTCACAAATCCATGTTGCCTTTCTGTAACGCTGCCTTGGACTACTTCAAAGAAGATAA ATATGGTATGACCAATGCCCTCCTACTTCCACAACTTGAGAACGGTCTGAGGGGATTGTTTGCAACGGCCAATGACTGCCCAGAGAGATTACTAACGGCAGAA TCGGATTACTTCACAACATTTGATGAG ATGCTGTGTCCAACCTTGTCTCATGATGAATTCGTCAATGCATTGATACCAACTTTAGGAGAGTCATACATG GAAATGCTACTGGATCTTCTTGTCCATCCAGATGGCCCAAGACTGAGAGACCACATCAGCCATGGGGAGTTTGACCTACACACCATGGTCAGATCATCAGCTGTTCATGTCATTACAGTATGTGCTGCCTTCTGCCGCATGGGTTCTGATCAAGCACTAGCTCag GTACCTTTACTCAGTAGAATTAACACAATGGCTGTCGACTACACGTCTCTGTTCCATCCAATATGCCTCGCCAAGGAGGAGCTTCTTAGCTTTATCAAGTCACTGTCTAAGTGGGTTGACCTGAGAGGACCTGAGGATGAGGGTGTGGCATCGTGTAAGGCGTGGTCGGGCGGAGACAGTGGCAGTGTTGGACGACGACGAGAGTTGATGAGGAGTCTACTCAGAATGAATCATGGCGAGCAGTTTATGGAATCAGAACATCTAATGGAGAG TACACTGATGCCCTTCTCTGACCTACAGCCACTTGTTGAATGCATCTCTAAGTCATCTGCAGAAACTCTATTCAG ATCTCGCAAGGAATTAGAAGTGACATCACTACTCAGACGCATCACAGTGCAGTGCGAGGCAACTGGTGTTAATGTAGTCATCATGGCAACTCAAAGATATCAACAATATGTTGCTATGGAGCTCAGATCTCGACAGAGGGCCAATTATTCAAGACTTCTAAACAG TATTCCAAGGCTGTCGTCAGGACTGAGGCTCATTATTTTACTTCTCTTCTGTCAACTCAGAAACCTTACTTCTTTAAAGTCCTCCACTTCCAAAGATATCCAGTCACAaatcaa ATTTTTGAAAGGTGTGTTACGCTACGCAGAAAACGTCAACAGCCTTACGGGGCCGGAGAGGAACAAATGGGATGAATGTTGTACTCTGATTGAGTCTCTCTACAGCCTTGTCCAGAGTTACTCTGTAAAACTAAAGCCGTAA
- the LOC117292988 gene encoding endoplasmic reticulum membrane-associated RNA degradation protein-like isoform X1 yields the protein MATCLSPKKHHLVCELGSVVDSDAEDVRGIPFFDSKAGLLLWNLLPVNGVSLDDGLKSTEFMYESYVATLAPYCHTLHEWVLRQSDVDISEKYTKHLEWTGNTQLFLDCFKMARSGQGVTASLSILLSTAAMERALGDVFLVRSKDPCPAMLKNLLATQELIDIFRENAITLLQILIGPPTSLNLRNILWHGFAAPDEIPMRYSTFLLLVVASLSSLLTEHQITPCHIPHRTPLTLPQLQTEIFTQRFPDFNAADLDQIWELFSTTNFFHKSMLPFCNAALDYFKEDKYGMTNALLLPQLENGLRGLFATANDCPERLLTAESDYFTTFDEMLCPTLSHDEFVNALIPTLGESYMEMLLDLLVHPDGPRLRDHISHGEFDLHTMVRSSAVHVITVCAAFCRMGSDQALAQVPLLSRINTMAVDYTSLFHPICLAKEELLSFIKSLSKWVDLRGPEDEGVASCKAWSGGDSGSVGRRRELMRSLLRMNHGEQFMESEHLMESTLMPFSDLQPLVECISKSSAETLFRSRKELEVTSLLRRITVQCEATGVNVVIMATQRYQQYVAMELRSRQRANYSRLLNSIPRLSSGLRLIILLLFCQLRNLTSLKSSTSKDIQSQIKFLKGVLRYAENVNSLTGPERNKWDECCTLIESLYSLVQSYSVKLKP from the exons ATGGCGACTTGTCTGTCTCCAAAGAAACACCATCTTGTGTGCGAGTTGGGATCTGTCGTTGATTCCGATGCGGAGGACGTTAGGGGAATACCGTTCTTCGATTCGAAGGCGGGGTTGTTGTTATGGAACCTTCTACCTGTGAACGGAGTCAGCCTAGATGATG GATTGAAATCCACTGAATTCATGTATGAGAGCTACGTTGCCACTCTTGCTCCATACTGCCATACACTACATGAATGGGTTCTTCGTCAAAGTGATGTGGACATTTCAGAAAAATACACGAAGCATCTAGAATGGACTGGCAATACTCAg CTTTTCTTAGATTGTTTCAAGATGGCAAGGTCTGGTCAAGGGGTCACTGCAAGCCTGAGCATCTTGCTGTCAACTGCAGCCATGGAAAGAGCACTTGGAGAT GTATTTCTTGTGAGGAGTAAGGACCCATGTCCTGCAATGCTGAAGAATCTTCTTGCCACTCAAGAACTAATCGACATCTTTAGAGAGAATGCT ATAACCCTTCTACAGATTCTGATTGGTCCACCAACAAGCCTTAACCTGCGGAATATACTATGGCATGGGTTTGCTGCTCCAGATGAAATCCCAATGAG GTATAGTACCTTTCTACTTCTGGTTGTTGCCAGTCTGAGTAGTTTACTGACTGAACATCAAATAACACCCTGTCACATACCACATCGGACCCCACTCACCTTGCCACAACTACAAACTGAAATATTTACTCAAAGATTTCCAG ATTTCAATGCTGCTGATTTAGATCAAATATGGGAATTATTTTCAACTACCAACTTCTTTCACAAATCCATGTTGCCTTTCTGTAACGCTGCCTTGGACTACTTCAAAGAAGATAA ATATGGTATGACCAATGCCCTCCTACTTCCACAACTTGAGAACGGTCTGAGGGGATTGTTTGCAACGGCCAATGACTGCCCAGAGAGATTACTAACGGCAGAA TCGGATTACTTCACAACATTTGATGAG ATGCTGTGTCCAACCTTGTCTCATGATGAATTCGTCAATGCATTGATACCAACTTTAGGAGAGTCATACATG GAAATGCTACTGGATCTTCTTGTCCATCCAGATGGCCCAAGACTGAGAGACCACATCAGCCATGGGGAGTTTGACCTACACACCATGGTCAGATCATCAGCTGTTCATGTCATTACAGTATGTGCTGCCTTCTGCCGCATGGGTTCTGATCAAGCACTAGCTCag GTACCTTTACTCAGTAGAATTAACACAATGGCTGTCGACTACACGTCTCTGTTCCATCCAATATGCCTCGCCAAGGAGGAGCTTCTTAGCTTTATCAAGTCACTGTCTAAGTGGGTTGACCTGAGAGGACCTGAGGATGAGGGTGTGGCATCGTGTAAGGCGTGGTCGGGCGGAGACAGTGGCAGTGTTGGACGACGACGAGAGTTGATGAGGAGTCTACTCAGAATGAATCATGGCGAGCAGTTTATGGAATCAGAACATCTAATGGAGAG TACACTGATGCCCTTCTCTGACCTACAGCCACTTGTTGAATGCATCTCTAAGTCATCTGCAGAAACTCTATTCAG ATCTCGCAAGGAATTAGAAGTGACATCACTACTCAGACGCATCACAGTGCAGTGCGAGGCAACTGGTGTTAATGTAGTCATCATGGCAACTCAAAGATATCAACAATATGTTGCTATGGAGCTCAGATCTCGACAGAGGGCCAATTATTCAAGACTTCTAAACAG TATTCCAAGGCTGTCGTCAGGACTGAGGCTCATTATTTTACTTCTCTTCTGTCAACTCAGAAACCTTACTTCTTTAAAGTCCTCCACTTCCAAAGATATCCAGTCACAaatcaa ATTTTTGAAAGGTGTGTTACGCTACGCAGAAAACGTCAACAGCCTTACGGGGCCGGAGAGGAACAAATGGGATGAATGTTGTACTCTGATTGAGTCTCTCTACAGCCTTGTCCAGAGTTACTCTGTAAAACTAAAGCCGTAA